A DNA window from Loxodonta africana isolate mLoxAfr1 chromosome 7, mLoxAfr1.hap2, whole genome shotgun sequence contains the following coding sequences:
- the LOC135231679 gene encoding olfactory receptor 5I1-like, giving the protein MEEVNGTEKTEFFLLGFSDHPELQRLLFAVFFSIYSVTLMGNLGMILLITSSSHLHTPMYFFLCILSFIDACYSSVIAPKLLVDLVSDKKTISYNGCATQLYFFCSLVDTESFLLAAMAYDRYIAICNPLLYTVIMSRRICGQFAMGAFLGGTMSSIIDTTNTFHLSFCSREINHFFCDISPLFSLSYTDTYMHDIVLVVFASLVEAICLLTVLLSYVFIIAAILKTGSAEGRKKGFLTCASHLIIVTIYHGTLIFIYLRPSTDHSLNVDKVASVFYTLIIPMLNPLIYSLRNKDVKNAFRKLIS; this is encoded by the coding sequence ATGGAGGAAGTGAATGGCACAGAGAAGACTGAGTTCTTCCTCCTGGGATTCAGTGACCACCCAGAACTTCAGAGGCTTCTTTTTGCTGTGTTCTTTTCCATCTACTCGGTGACACTCATGGGGAACCTTGGGATGATTTTATTAATCACAAGCAGTTCCCACCTGCACACCCCTATGTACTTTTTCCTCTGCATATTGTCCTTCATAGATGCATGCTACTCTTCTGTCATTGCTCCCAAATTACTGGTGGACTTGGTTTCTGATAAGAAGACAATTTCTTACAATGGCTGTGCTACACAGCTCTATTTTTTCTGTTCGTTGGTTGATACAGAATCTTTCCTCTTGGCTGCCATGGCTTATGACCGGTACATAGcaatctgcaacccactgctttaTACTGTTATCATGTCCAGGAGAATTTGTGGCCAGTTTGCAATGGGAGCTTTTTTGGGGGGCACCATGAGCTCCATTATTGATACCACTAACACCTTCCACCTCTCTTTCTGCTCCAGAGAAATTAACCATTTCTTTTGTGATATCTCCCCATTATTTTCACTGTCCTACACTGACACATATATGCATGACATTGTTCTAGTGGTCTTTGCTAGTTTGGTTGAAGCTATCTGTCTTTTAACAGTTCTTCTCTCATATGTCTTCATCATAGCAGCCATTCTTAAGACAGGTTCtgcagagggaagaaagaaaggttTCCTCACTTGTGCCTCCCACCTGATCATTGTCACTATCTACCATGGTACCTTGATCTTCATTTATTTGCGCCCCAGCACAGATCATTCACTGAATGTCGACAAAGTGGCCTCTGTGTTCTATACATTGATAATACCTATGTTGAATCCCCTGatttatagtctaaggaacaAAGATGTCAAAAACGCCTTTAGAAAACTTATCAGTTGA